A region from the Mucilaginibacter sp. CSA2-8R genome encodes:
- a CDS encoding FtsW/RodA/SpoVE family cell cycle protein — METNKIEATGRGKERIFLLLITVLLGLLFYRLYTVLQLRFADVDQRLSDGTMVNINAKNPAANFKDLLTKGYYFDDKRDINLIESVVAQGISTGEKIDNIGELNKRKYYLNADDAFANGGTSFKKRVAASRSLLGYTGADSVRFKQERRNPPELPSEVDLAMGQYSIEGKIVNKEQPVGGVLVRLEMILPQDSIVNDEVGEDIKTTTETSRTFTKQYIPDSAGKRHLQALTAYARTNADGEIEFKNLPTEKAFRLLPLQPGYQFGTSQGVQSLDGNEKFIFHQQPHTIRLLSTRDFNILKKEKSLIVRTPQEFNRWFFIIAGCFVMAFLLIHLVLSAKFSNADQLILPVIMTLTGLSFLTLLSLQDPLRDRFLAKDTLVYLGIGTAVTIAMLTLNLRRFTTDSGLYRLFVFKGTPSAGNGWPWAVMAAGLLALTILFGTGPEGSGVKVNLFGFQPSEIVKYLVIFFLAGFFAANEKLISEYTTWTKRWSFFYFALIAILVTLMLFLLLGDLGPAMVVCFTFITLFSFSRGDFGFMALAVIIYVLASWLLKNVWLSALATAAVMALLMLFQRRQLSESAVMVLIIMAAFLTIDQIPYLDKVFPGPVQRLIDRKAIWQDAWNNEVYGGDQVANGLWAMSSGGVSGQGIGEGFAKTIPEAHTDMILPSMGEEFGWTGIVCIFILFLIYLHRAILIGRRTGTPFLFYLCAGIGVSTFVQFLLIAGGSTGALPLSGVSLPFQSYGGSSLVANMLASGFLLSASMVRGTPVQMTYISKQQDRNLVPALLAACMGIILLTVNVSRYLFDNKKWVVQPALVADKSGARMFSYNPRIAILMNRLQAGNLYDRNGALLATSKPETIRKQRSKLISAGAGNYNLDSAMHKRLDRYYPFEEQTFFWTGDANTGVFNGSSNGYFAEYEHAAELRGFELPTTHYNVTANRYREDRFLARGVKEMAVVKKDYKALATLLLAGINSKQVDAFRNRNRNVQLTIDASLQTSIQKSLATDTSLADNRVSVVVMEANTGDVLTSAVYPLPPVRDWEKLTMTTAEQNQLAGWMTTSDLGFTTATQPGSTAKVLTGLAAFNKLGMAAADVKYPVYARERIRTKGIEPDETGMISMERAIVKSNNVYFIKLANQQHLENQMTDLYLKTGMFLHGVGGYYYGRGTVDSVQQDKWRKLWTKTEFNTKPRYDPNNIHRTRAKGISGMAWGQGELIATPAAVARLVSGVANNGVLVNNRYVLKVSADAQPVKAGIKLANKPQYADLMRRYMIEQSAPKAYTLGIAVAGKTGTPERIWKKQQINDGWYTFFAPKANGSGNMVVCIRIEATKGSSDAVKLAGRHVVPFLLQKGYIKSIVPQATE, encoded by the coding sequence ATGGAAACAAATAAAATAGAGGCAACGGGCAGGGGTAAGGAGCGTATTTTTTTACTGCTCATTACTGTTTTATTAGGCTTGCTTTTTTACCGCCTGTATACGGTATTGCAATTGCGCTTTGCTGATGTTGACCAACGCCTTAGCGATGGCACGATGGTCAACATCAATGCAAAAAATCCGGCTGCAAATTTCAAAGATTTATTAACTAAGGGATATTATTTTGATGACAAACGCGACATCAATTTAATCGAATCGGTGGTGGCGCAGGGCATCAGTACCGGCGAAAAAATTGATAATATAGGCGAGCTCAACAAGCGTAAATATTATTTGAATGCCGATGATGCTTTTGCCAACGGCGGCACTTCGTTTAAAAAGCGCGTTGCAGCGTCCCGCTCTTTATTGGGTTATACCGGGGCCGATTCTGTTCGTTTTAAACAGGAACGACGCAATCCGCCTGAGTTGCCTTCGGAGGTAGATTTAGCCATGGGCCAATACAGCATCGAGGGTAAGATTGTCAACAAAGAGCAGCCGGTAGGTGGCGTGCTGGTGCGCTTGGAAATGATTTTGCCGCAAGACAGTATTGTGAACGATGAGGTAGGCGAAGACATTAAAACCACCACCGAAACCAGTCGTACATTTACTAAACAATATATCCCCGACAGTGCAGGCAAGCGTCATTTGCAAGCTTTAACAGCTTACGCACGCACCAATGCCGACGGCGAAATTGAGTTTAAAAACCTGCCAACAGAAAAGGCATTCCGGTTGCTGCCTTTGCAGCCCGGTTACCAGTTTGGTACTTCGCAGGGTGTGCAAAGCCTGGACGGTAATGAAAAGTTCATCTTTCATCAGCAACCCCATACCATTAGGCTGCTTTCAACCCGCGATTTTAATATTCTTAAAAAAGAAAAATCGCTGATTGTACGTACCCCACAAGAGTTTAACCGCTGGTTTTTCATCATCGCCGGATGTTTTGTGATGGCTTTCCTGCTCATTCACCTGGTACTGTCAGCAAAATTCAGTAATGCCGACCAGTTGATTTTGCCGGTAATTATGACGCTGACTGGTCTTTCATTCCTTACACTGCTAAGTTTGCAGGACCCTTTGCGTGACCGTTTTTTGGCTAAAGATACTTTGGTCTACCTGGGCATCGGTACTGCCGTAACCATAGCTATGCTAACGCTAAACTTGCGCCGCTTTACTACCGACTCGGGTTTATACCGCTTATTTGTATTTAAAGGTACGCCAAGCGCAGGCAACGGCTGGCCGTGGGCGGTAATGGCCGCAGGTTTACTGGCTTTAACCATTTTGTTTGGTACAGGCCCCGAGGGTAGCGGTGTTAAAGTGAACTTATTTGGCTTTCAGCCGAGTGAGATTGTTAAATACCTGGTGATATTTTTTCTGGCTGGTTTTTTTGCTGCTAACGAGAAACTTATAAGCGAGTATACCACCTGGACCAAGCGCTGGTCTTTCTTCTACTTCGCGCTTATAGCCATATTGGTTACGTTGATGCTGTTTTTGCTCTTGGGCGATTTAGGCCCGGCCATGGTGGTTTGCTTTACGTTTATTACGCTGTTCTCGTTCTCGCGCGGCGATTTTGGCTTTATGGCTTTGGCTGTCATTATTTATGTATTAGCCTCGTGGCTGTTAAAAAACGTATGGCTCTCAGCACTGGCAACAGCAGCCGTAATGGCCTTGTTAATGCTTTTCCAAAGGCGCCAGTTGAGCGAGTCGGCCGTGATGGTGCTGATTATTATGGCGGCTTTCCTCACCATCGACCAAATACCTTACCTGGATAAAGTTTTCCCCGGCCCTGTTCAGCGTTTAATTGATCGTAAAGCCATCTGGCAGGATGCCTGGAACAACGAAGTTTACGGCGGCGACCAGGTGGCTAACGGTTTGTGGGCTATGTCGAGCGGCGGTGTTTCCGGCCAGGGTATAGGCGAAGGCTTCGCCAAAACCATCCCTGAGGCTCATACCGACATGATATTGCCCTCTATGGGCGAGGAGTTCGGCTGGACGGGTATTGTCTGCATATTTATCTTGTTTTTGATTTATTTGCACAGGGCTATTTTAATAGGCCGCCGAACGGGAACGCCCTTCCTGTTTTATTTATGTGCCGGCATAGGCGTATCTACCTTTGTGCAATTTTTGCTGATTGCCGGTGGCTCAACCGGGGCCTTACCTTTATCCGGTGTATCACTGCCTTTCCAAAGCTATGGAGGCTCGTCTTTAGTGGCTAATATGCTGGCATCGGGCTTTTTACTGTCTGCATCAATGGTGCGGGGTACGCCGGTGCAAATGACCTATATCTCCAAACAGCAAGACCGTAACCTAGTGCCTGCATTATTAGCGGCTTGTATGGGTATCATACTGCTTACCGTAAATGTGTCGCGCTACTTATTTGATAATAAAAAGTGGGTAGTACAGCCTGCCTTAGTGGCCGACAAAAGCGGTGCCCGTATGTTTAGCTATAACCCGCGCATCGCCATATTAATGAACCGGTTGCAAGCCGGTAATTTGTACGACCGTAACGGCGCTTTGCTGGCTACCAGCAAACCCGAAACCATCCGCAAACAACGGAGCAAACTAATAAGTGCTGGGGCCGGTAATTACAATTTAGACTCGGCCATGCATAAGCGGCTGGACCGCTATTACCCTTTTGAGGAGCAAACCTTTTTTTGGACGGGCGATGCAAATACCGGCGTTTTTAACGGCAGCAGCAACGGCTACTTTGCCGAATATGAACATGCTGCCGAACTGCGTGGTTTTGAACTGCCAACTACCCATTATAACGTAACGGCCAACCGCTACCGCGAAGACCGCTTTTTAGCGCGGGGCGTTAAAGAGATGGCGGTGGTGAAAAAAGATTACAAAGCATTGGCCACGTTGTTACTGGCGGGGATAAATAGTAAGCAAGTAGATGCATTTCGTAACCGAAACCGCAACGTGCAGTTAACTATTGATGCCAGCTTGCAAACCAGTATTCAGAAATCACTGGCTACCGACACATCATTGGCCGATAACCGGGTATCGGTGGTGGTAATGGAAGCGAATACCGGCGATGTACTGACCTCGGCCGTTTACCCCTTGCCGCCTGTGCGCGATTGGGAAAAACTTACCATGACCACAGCCGAGCAAAACCAGCTGGCTGGCTGGATGACTACCTCCGATTTGGGTTTTACTACGGCAACACAACCTGGCTCAACGGCCAAGGTGCTAACCGGCTTAGCGGCGTTTAATAAATTGGGTATGGCAGCTGCCGATGTAAAATACCCGGTTTATGCCCGCGAACGTATCCGTACCAAGGGTATCGAACCTGACGAAACCGGGATGATTAGTATGGAGCGGGCTATCGTTAAATCTAATAACGTATATTTCATCAAACTGGCTAACCAGCAACATCTGGAAAACCAGATGACGGATTTGTACCTAAAAACCGGTATGTTTTTACACGGCGTTGGTGGATACTACTACGGCCGGGGCACCGTTGATTCTGTTCAGCAGGATAAATGGCGTAAGCTCTGGACAAAAACCGAGTTTAACACCAAGCCCCGTTACGACCCTAACAACATACACCGTACACGGGCTAAAGGTATATCGGGTATGGCCTGGGGCCAGGGCGAATTAATTGCCACTCCGGCAGCCGTAGCCAGGCTGGTATCGGGCGTTGCCAACAATGGCGTATTGGTTAACAACCGTTACGTGTTAAAGGTTAGTGCAGATGCCCAGCCTGTTAAAGCCGGTATTAAGCTGGCCAATAAGCCGCAGTATGCCGATTTAATGCGAAGGTATATGATTGAGCAAAGTGCCCCCAAAGCTTATACGCTTGGTATTGCAGTAGCCGGTAAAACCGGAACGCCCGAACGTATCTGGAAAAAGCAACAGATTAACGATGGCTGGTACACCTTTTTTGCACCCAAGGCTAATGGCAGCGGCAATATGGTGGTTTGTATTCGCATAGAGGCTACCAAAGGGTCATCAGATGCAGTGAAGCTGGCGGGGCGGCATGTGGTACCTTTTTTGCTTCAAAAAGGGTATATTAAAAGTATTGTTCCACAAGCAACGGAGTAA
- a CDS encoding FHA domain-containing protein produces the protein MFNFFKSGADERPTDVKGVRYALLQFIKQELQKAEGGEGANIKGLCLYINANAAEQHIYETAVYAEQPEELREEIQKIADDYALALPDNWTLDLIYEDDVPDEAVKATNVDAAIFIKTSRHFIKQTTTAYITVLSGEAEKPEYVITSESGKINIGRDKKAQADDGFFRTNHIAFPSDSQNQSNRYVSRQHAHIEWNNDNSHFMLHADEGGVPPRNKVKIKVAATEELVKLHSTEIGHPLNEGDQIIIGESAVLQFSNKPSGNE, from the coding sequence ATGTTTAATTTTTTTAAAAGCGGTGCAGACGAGCGACCCACTGATGTTAAAGGTGTGCGTTATGCCTTGCTGCAATTTATAAAACAAGAACTGCAAAAAGCAGAAGGTGGTGAAGGTGCCAACATTAAAGGGTTGTGCTTATACATCAACGCTAATGCCGCCGAGCAGCATATTTATGAAACTGCGGTTTATGCCGAGCAACCAGAAGAGTTAAGAGAAGAGATACAAAAGATAGCCGACGACTATGCATTGGCTTTGCCTGATAATTGGACGCTGGATTTGATTTATGAAGATGATGTACCCGACGAAGCCGTAAAGGCAACTAACGTAGATGCAGCTATTTTTATCAAAACCAGCCGTCACTTTATCAAGCAAACCACTACTGCCTATATAACGGTATTAAGCGGAGAAGCAGAAAAACCGGAGTATGTGATTACCTCCGAGAGTGGCAAGATAAATATTGGCCGGGATAAAAAGGCGCAGGCTGATGACGGTTTTTTTCGAACTAACCATATTGCGTTTCCGTCTGATAGCCAAAATCAGAGCAATCGTTATGTGAGCCGTCAGCATGCCCATATAGAGTGGAATAATGACAATTCTCATTTCATGCTTCACGCGGATGAAGGTGGTGTGCCGCCACGCAACAAAGTGAAGATTAAAGTGGCAGCTACCGAAGAGCTGGTAAAACTGCACTCTACCGAAATCGGTCACCCGTTAAATGAGGGCGACCAGATTATCATAGGCGAATCGGCCGTATTACAGTTTAGCAATAAACCGTCGGGAAATGAGTAA
- a CDS encoding serine/threonine-protein kinase → MSKVFTIADGLENLGALRTGGQGSVYKGKRQGTLYSAIKLLPTPIISESEDDRGYRNFQNEVTKLQKVNEQPNPHVVKIRSFGLTDSGSFPFIEMEYIEGPDLCELLQPPHDPIFSLKELIKVANQLADALAHCYRVGVKHGDIKSNNVKYNVHTGNYVLLDFGLAILTDEQRRSSVRHAGAIEFMAPEQHEGEMLPQTDVYSYGVVLYELLTGQVPFVLNGNGETARNAVMLAHLEQAVPDPITRRILRLPAGWDEDKRKQELAVPQWLLQVITRCLEKDPARRYANGIELQQALTEGSLMAAESHHLPASARIDATALQEENERLQAELLQYRQKEEQHQNQLSSLQSVALEAGGRYNPEKGMYESNKDIVHLPKRWFVGLAGVAALFIALFSFSFFSKPKTPAGTEAAAVKVDENYKSPFVFLSKRYQDSVKAVYTKPAVKMAAFKPAEQQFVPPGWAKHHKKFKGKHRKRFLGLF, encoded by the coding sequence ATGAGTAAGGTATTTACAATAGCGGATGGATTAGAAAACCTGGGTGCTTTACGCACAGGTGGCCAGGGCTCGGTATACAAGGGCAAACGGCAGGGTACATTGTACTCGGCCATTAAACTGCTACCTACGCCGATCATCAGCGAAAGCGAAGACGACCGTGGCTATCGCAATTTCCAGAACGAGGTAACTAAGCTGCAAAAAGTTAACGAGCAGCCTAATCCGCATGTAGTCAAAATCCGCAGCTTCGGGCTTACTGACAGCGGCTCATTCCCTTTTATTGAGATGGAGTACATTGAGGGGCCGGATCTTTGTGAACTGTTGCAACCCCCTCACGACCCAATCTTCAGTTTAAAAGAATTGATTAAGGTAGCCAACCAGTTGGCCGATGCTCTGGCGCACTGCTACCGGGTAGGAGTAAAGCACGGCGATATTAAAAGCAATAACGTAAAGTACAACGTTCACACCGGTAATTATGTATTGCTGGACTTTGGTCTAGCCATTTTAACCGACGAGCAGCGGCGCAGTTCGGTAAGGCATGCTGGGGCTATCGAGTTTATGGCGCCAGAGCAGCACGAAGGAGAGATGCTGCCACAAACAGATGTATACAGTTATGGTGTTGTGTTGTACGAACTACTTACAGGCCAGGTGCCTTTTGTGTTGAATGGTAATGGCGAAACCGCCCGGAATGCGGTGATGTTGGCACACCTCGAGCAGGCAGTGCCCGATCCAATCACCCGGCGTATATTGCGGCTGCCTGCAGGTTGGGATGAGGATAAGCGTAAACAGGAGTTGGCAGTTCCGCAATGGCTCTTACAGGTAATTACCAGGTGCCTTGAAAAAGATCCAGCCCGCAGGTATGCAAACGGGATTGAACTTCAGCAAGCCCTTACCGAAGGCAGCCTGATGGCAGCTGAGTCTCATCATTTGCCTGCATCGGCACGCATAGATGCTACTGCCCTGCAGGAAGAAAATGAACGGTTGCAAGCAGAACTGCTGCAATACCGGCAAAAAGAAGAACAACATCAAAATCAACTATCTTCTCTGCAATCGGTAGCCCTGGAAGCAGGCGGCCGTTACAATCCCGAAAAGGGAATGTATGAATCTAACAAAGATATTGTACACCTGCCTAAGCGCTGGTTTGTAGGTCTGGCTGGCGTCGCTGCCTTGTTTATCGCGCTGTTTTCTTTCTCTTTTTTCTCCAAACCTAAAACGCCTGCGGGTACCGAAGCTGCAGCTGTAAAAGTGGACGAGAACTATAAATCGCCGTTTGTCTTTTTAAGCAAACGTTACCAGGATAGTGTGAAGGCAGTGTATACCAAACCTGCCGTTAAAATGGCTGCTTTTAAACCTGCCGAACAGCAGTTTGTACCGCCGGGTTGGGCCAAACATCATAAAAAGTTTAAAGGCAAGCATCGTAAAAGGTTTTTAGGTCTTTTTTAA
- a CDS encoding ATP-binding protein: MSETFTFLKGGGLMGELMRANNWSETSFGSPQTWPDSLQLAVSIALNSGFPIAVYWGADFSLLYNDAWSTIPAQKHPWALGKPGAVVWPEIWEGLKDEFESVLHEGASYRRPDALLLMNRNGYTEECYFDYTLSPVMSKDGTVGGVFNAVIETSYKYIHERRNQLLLQLIHSANKSQTVIQGISNVMQILGNSRLDIAFAALYLSDEHQVTQVSLKAHSNILLEHLTAFQQLCSEVAIGGKSIFVEQLNDYLPAPVDSLWPEPVQEALIVPVSNDNARLKGCLVLGASPRKRIDADYRQFLETTGMHVGTLLNNAHAHEMGESYQREQALNEELGAANEELSAANEELAAINGELQQTQQRLSSLNAHLEERIESRTFELAATNEELSSTNEELLTINEELYATKHDLEKTIKELAASQDQFTFLLNAIPQQVWTAKPDGKLNYVNQTVSKDFGYMPSEVVNHGWQKLIHPDDLPGCLRAWHKALASGNEYVTEFRLRMHNGEYRWYLSRAVPLIEEGAIKMWLGTNTDIDLQKSNEHKKDEFLSIASHELKTPLTSIKAFNQLMSRAKDSEKLHGFIKKSAEHISRLEKLINDLLDVTRINAGKMDYNMAPFNMAELIMSSVEAVQLTAPDYEIIIRENANVTYTGDYFRLEQVVHNFLTNAVKYSPDNKTVIVDAVVEDDSVIVSVEDFGIGIAQDHLDKLFDRYYRVDNTAMRFEGLGLGLFISSEILKRHQGTFWIESKQGNGSTFYFRLPLVQKDERRELMMADNFYQDNNITLQYSAVHNYVAADWTGFQTVDTVKNGCMQMLSLVKANGATQILNDNTHVQGTWSEASDWVGQEFFPMLEDAGVKHVAWIFSPSIFSQLSAQKSVDVKQGNVVAQFFTTRAEAEQWLNNKD; this comes from the coding sequence GTGTCCGAAACTTTTACCTTTTTAAAAGGCGGCGGCCTAATGGGCGAATTAATGCGCGCCAATAACTGGTCCGAAACATCTTTCGGCTCGCCTCAGACCTGGCCCGATAGCTTGCAATTGGCCGTGAGTATTGCTTTAAATTCGGGTTTCCCCATTGCTGTTTATTGGGGTGCTGACTTTTCTTTATTATATAACGATGCCTGGAGCACCATACCCGCACAAAAACATCCCTGGGCGTTAGGTAAACCTGGTGCGGTAGTATGGCCCGAAATATGGGAAGGGTTGAAAGATGAGTTTGAAAGTGTACTGCACGAAGGTGCATCTTACCGAAGGCCTGATGCCCTGCTGTTGATGAACCGCAACGGTTACACCGAAGAGTGTTATTTTGATTATACCCTTTCGCCGGTAATGTCTAAAGATGGTACCGTGGGTGGTGTGTTTAACGCCGTTATCGAGACTTCATACAAGTATATTCATGAGCGCCGCAATCAGTTACTGCTTCAGCTGATACACAGTGCTAATAAATCACAAACGGTAATTCAAGGCATTAGCAACGTAATGCAGATATTGGGCAATTCGCGCCTGGATATTGCTTTTGCTGCCTTATACTTAAGTGACGAACACCAAGTTACCCAGGTAAGCCTGAAAGCCCATAGCAATATTTTACTAGAGCACCTCACTGCTTTCCAGCAATTGTGTAGTGAGGTTGCTATCGGAGGCAAGTCAATCTTTGTTGAACAATTGAACGATTATTTGCCAGCACCGGTTGATAGCTTATGGCCTGAGCCTGTACAAGAAGCTTTAATTGTGCCCGTTAGTAATGATAATGCCCGTTTAAAAGGCTGCCTGGTATTAGGGGCTTCGCCCCGTAAACGCATTGATGCAGATTACCGGCAGTTTTTAGAGACTACCGGAATGCATGTAGGGACTTTATTAAATAATGCTCACGCGCACGAAATGGGCGAGTCGTACCAGCGCGAACAGGCTCTAAACGAGGAACTGGGCGCAGCTAATGAGGAGCTTTCGGCAGCTAACGAAGAATTGGCCGCAATTAACGGAGAACTGCAGCAGACTCAGCAGCGCTTAAGCAGTCTGAATGCTCACCTGGAAGAACGTATTGAGAGCCGGACATTTGAACTGGCGGCAACTAACGAAGAGCTGTCATCGACTAATGAAGAGTTGCTAACCATTAACGAAGAACTTTACGCAACTAAGCACGACCTCGAAAAAACGATAAAAGAACTGGCTGCCAGCCAGGACCAGTTCACGTTTTTACTAAATGCCATACCGCAACAGGTGTGGACCGCAAAACCTGATGGTAAGCTCAACTACGTGAACCAGACGGTAAGTAAAGATTTTGGCTACATGCCAAGCGAGGTAGTTAACCACGGTTGGCAAAAACTTATTCATCCTGATGATTTGCCGGGCTGTTTGAGGGCATGGCACAAAGCGTTGGCCTCGGGCAATGAGTATGTGACTGAATTTAGGTTGCGTATGCACAACGGCGAATACCGGTGGTACTTGAGCCGGGCCGTGCCATTGATTGAAGAAGGGGCCATTAAAATGTGGCTGGGTACTAATACGGATATTGATTTGCAGAAGAGCAATGAGCATAAAAAAGATGAGTTTTTATCTATTGCAAGCCATGAGCTAAAAACGCCGCTTACCAGTATCAAGGCGTTTAACCAGTTAATGAGCAGGGCAAAAGACAGCGAAAAGCTTCACGGCTTTATCAAAAAATCTGCTGAGCATATATCCCGTTTAGAAAAACTGATTAACGATTTGTTAGATGTAACTCGCATTAACGCCGGCAAAATGGACTACAATATGGCGCCGTTTAACATGGCCGAGTTGATCATGAGCAGCGTTGAGGCAGTACAGCTTACAGCGCCGGATTATGAAATTATCATCCGCGAAAATGCCAACGTTACTTATACCGGCGATTATTTTAGGCTGGAGCAGGTGGTGCATAATTTTTTAACCAATGCCGTTAAGTATTCTCCCGATAATAAAACCGTAATCGTAGACGCTGTGGTTGAGGATGACAGCGTAATAGTTTCGGTAGAGGATTTTGGTATTGGTATAGCGCAAGACCATCTTGATAAACTATTCGACCGCTATTACCGGGTAGATAATACTGCCATGCGTTTTGAGGGCTTGGGCTTGGGGTTATTTATCTCGTCCGAAATTTTAAAGCGGCACCAGGGCACTTTCTGGATTGAAAGCAAACAAGGCAATGGCTCTACGTTTTATTTTAGGCTGCCGTTGGTACAAAAGGATGAGCGCCGGGAGTTGATGATGGCCGATAATTTTTATCAGGATAACAACATTACGTTGCAATACAGTGCAGTGCATAACTACGTAGCGGCCGATTGGACAGGTTTCCAAACGGTAGATACGGTGAAAAACGGCTGTATGCAGATGCTGAGCTTAGTTAAAGCAAATGGTGCAACCCAAATACTTAATGACAATACCCATGTACAAGGCACTTGGTCTGAAGCCTCTGATTGGGTAGGGCAGGAGTTTTTTCCGATGCTCGAAGATGCTGGTGTTAAACATGTAGCGTGGATTTTTTCGCCTAGCATATTCAGCCAGCTATCTGCTCAAAAAAGTGTTGATGTTAAGCAGGGTAATGTAGTAGCCCAGTTTTTTACCACTCGTGCCGAGGCCGAACAATGGCTTAATAACAAAGACTAA
- a CDS encoding ATP-binding protein, with protein MKIKTKLWLGFGFLFTIVLLFGALSIYYIQQISNNAKIILKDNYETLSYTREMRTLLDETPLPLNQQAAHLFDVQLVKEEHNITEKGEGEAVAALRKSFKKLSLGQGSLAEQQATERQARAHLRNIEALNMQAIVRKNDAARASVNQAGIIMGLAGAFTFLVLFSFSVNFPGFIANPLRSLLEGIREISEKNYRKRLHFDEGDEFGEVANAFNNMAIRLNEWENSNVATILSEKRRIETIIEQMQDAIVGVNENHEILFINSAARKVLNLTDGKVVGQNTAELEKNNDLFRSILSNTAAVKLLKIVLDGQESYFQLQSRDIYVPNLGEQTEAIKIASKSAGKVYLLRNVTEFKERDEAKTNFIATISHELKTPISSIKMSLKLLNDSRIGSMNAEQQQLVEHIADDTSRLLKITSELLELSQVETGNIQLNFIPVAPEQILDYAINSVKFQAEQKSVQLEVVKSDDLPQVQADVEKTAWVLINFLSNALRYSAEKSKIIIRLNAESNQMIFSVTDSGKGIDEQYKKRLFDRYFQVPTDGQNKSGSGLGLAISKDFIEAQQGRIWVESALGEGSTFYFSLPIARTNSNS; from the coding sequence ATGAAAATAAAAACTAAACTTTGGCTCGGCTTCGGCTTCCTGTTCACTATCGTGCTGCTTTTTGGTGCGCTTTCTATCTATTACATCCAGCAGATATCCAACAACGCAAAAATCATCCTGAAGGATAATTACGAAACCTTGAGCTATACCCGCGAGATGCGGACCCTGCTTGATGAAACACCGCTGCCGCTTAATCAGCAGGCAGCACACCTGTTTGACGTGCAGCTGGTGAAAGAAGAGCACAACATCACCGAGAAAGGTGAGGGTGAAGCCGTAGCCGCTTTGCGGAAATCTTTTAAAAAATTAAGCCTGGGGCAAGGCTCCCTGGCCGAGCAGCAGGCTACCGAACGGCAGGCCCGCGCTCATTTGCGCAACATTGAGGCTTTAAATATGCAGGCCATTGTGCGTAAAAATGATGCGGCAAGAGCATCTGTAAACCAGGCCGGCATTATTATGGGACTGGCCGGTGCGTTTACCTTTTTAGTACTGTTTAGCTTTAGCGTAAACTTTCCGGGCTTTATTGCCAACCCCCTTAGGTCGCTGTTGGAAGGTATCCGCGAAATCAGCGAGAAAAACTATCGGAAGCGTTTACATTTTGACGAGGGTGATGAGTTTGGTGAAGTAGCCAACGCCTTTAACAATATGGCCATACGCCTTAACGAGTGGGAAAACAGCAACGTGGCAACCATCCTTTCCGAAAAACGCCGTATCGAAACCATTATTGAGCAAATGCAGGATGCCATTGTAGGGGTGAATGAAAACCACGAGATACTATTTATCAACAGCGCTGCCCGTAAAGTCCTCAACCTGACCGACGGCAAAGTAGTTGGCCAAAACACTGCAGAGCTAGAGAAAAATAATGATTTGTTCCGTTCTATTCTGAGCAACACGGCAGCTGTTAAACTGCTGAAAATTGTGTTGGATGGGCAGGAATCGTACTTCCAGTTGCAAAGCCGCGATATTTATGTACCTAATCTGGGTGAGCAAACTGAAGCTATTAAAATTGCCAGTAAATCTGCCGGTAAGGTTTACCTGCTTCGTAACGTTACCGAATTTAAAGAGCGCGACGAGGCTAAAACCAACTTCATCGCCACGATCTCTCACGAGCTTAAAACCCCGATTTCTTCCATCAAGATGAGTCTCAAGCTACTTAACGATTCGCGCATTGGCAGCATGAACGCCGAACAGCAGCAACTGGTTGAACACATAGCCGATGATACCTCGCGGTTGTTAAAAATCACCAGTGAGTTGCTCGAGCTTTCGCAGGTAGAAACCGGAAACATCCAACTAAACTTTATACCTGTAGCTCCCGAGCAAATACTTGATTACGCGATCAATTCGGTAAAATTTCAGGCCGAGCAAAAAAGCGTGCAGTTAGAGGTAGTAAAAAGCGATGACCTGCCGCAAGTACAGGCCGATGTTGAAAAAACTGCCTGGGTGCTGATTAATTTTTTATCGAACGCGCTGCGTTACAGTGCCGAAAAATCTAAAATTATCATCAGGCTGAATGCTGAAAGTAACCAAATGATATTTTCGGTAACCGACTCTGGAAAAGGTATTGACGAGCAGTACAAAAAGCGTCTGTTCGACCGCTACTTTCAGGTACCAACAGACGGGCAAAATAAGTCGGGATCGGGCTTAGGGCTGGCTATCTCCAAAGATTTTATCGAGGCGCAACAAGGCCGCATCTGGGTAGAGAGTGCCCTGGGCGAAGGCAGTACGTTTTACTTTAGCCTACCCATTGCCCGTACCAATAGCAACAGTTAA